TCCGGCGCGACTCGTGGCGCTCGGTGCCAATCACGTGCAGACCGCCGAGGTTGATCACCTCATCATGTTCTGCATGGGTGAAGCGCTCATACTCTAGGCGCACGAGATTGCAGGCGTCCCGCATCTTCAGCAGCACCGCATCGTCTGTGGGCGCTTTTTCGGCCGCCGTGGCGATGATGTCTTCCGCCTTGAGTTCAGAGAGCGATCGCTCGCCGTAGGTGGCCACGGCAAAATCCACAGCCTCTCGCAGGGTCGCTTCTGCTTCCTGGGAAAGATCCGTGGGGAAAATTTGGGGCGACGCCTTCCAGGTCTTGGCCTTCTTGCCTGGCGTAAAGCCCTGACCCTTGCCCCGACCGCCGGCCATCACCTTGGTCACCGAAACCGAGTCTTCATTCTCAGGCTGAACAATCCGGGGCATGAAATATTCCCGCACCTTCAGACGAGACATGTAGTCCGCGTTCCCACCCAGGATGATGTCTGTTCCGCGCCCCGCCATGTTGGTGGCGATGGTGACGGTGCCCTTACGTCCAGCCTGGGCCACAATTTCTGATTCCCGCTCGACGTTCTCCGGCTTCGCATTCAGCAGACTATGGGGAACGCTTTGCTCAGACAGCAGCTTGGATAGAACCTCCGATTTTTCCACGCTGGTGGTTCCCACCAACACCGGCCGTCCTTGCTCGTGCATCTCCGCACATTCCAGGGCGATCGCCTGCCACTTAGCCTCTTCGGTTTTGTAGACCACATCCGACAGATCTTGGCGGCGCGTGGGACGATTGGTGGGAATAATCGTCACTTCTAGGTTGTAGATTTTTTCAAATTCAGCCTCTTCCGTCTTCGCTGTGCCGGTCATGCCCGCCAGCTTGGGATAGAGCAGGAAGAAATTTTGGTAGGTAATGGTGGCTAGGGTTTGGGTTTCTGGCTGAATTTCTACCCCTTCCTTGGCTTCGATGGCTTGGTGTAGACCATCGCTCCAGCGCCGTCCCGGCATCACCCGTCCGGTAAACTCATCCACGATCACGATTTCGCCATCGCGGACGATGTAGTTCACATCTTTGGTGAACAGTTCATTGGCCTTAATGGCATTGAAAATATAGTGGGCCCAAGGGTTGTCTGGATCAAAGAGATCCTTCACCTCCAGCATATTTTCCGCTTCAATAAAGCCCTCGTCTGACAGAAGGACGTTGCGCGCCTTCTCATCAACCTCGTAGTACCATTCGGTGCGTTCTTGGGCACTTTGAGACTCGCGGAAATATTGGGCAGCCTGATCGCGATCGCCCTCACTTTGCAACTGCTCTGCTTGGGCCTTCTTCTGTTCTGTTTCCCGGAGAGCAGCCTGCTTAGAGCGCCAAAAATGACTGGCCACCTCGGCAGCCTTGATGTATTTTTCGCTGGGGCGTTCCACCTGCCCAGAAATAATCAGCGGCGTGCGGGCTTCGTCAATCAGCACCGAATCTACTTCATCAATGATGCAATAGTTAAACGGCCGCTGCACCACGTCGGCCATGGCGGTGGCCATGTTGTCTCGTAGATAGTCAAACCCCAGTTCACTGTTGGTGCCGTAGGTGATATCGCAGGCGTAGTTCTGCTTCCGCTCCGTTGGGCTCATGCCCTGCTGAATCAGCCCCACGGAGAGACCTAGAAATCGGTGTACCTGCCCCATCCACTCCGCGTCCCGCCGAGCTAGGTAGTCGTTCACCGTGATCACGTGAACGCCTTTACCCTCCAGGGCATTCAGATAGGCCGGCAGGGTGGATACGAGGGTTTTGCCTTCCCCGGTCTTCATCTCAGCAATTTGCCCGTCATGCAGCACCATCCCACCAATGAGCTGCACGTCGAAGTGGCGCATACCCAACACGCGCCGCCCCGCTTCCCGCACAACGGCAAAGGCTTCTGGCAATAACGCATCAAGGGTCTCGCCCTTTTCAATCCGCTGCCGAAACTCGCCAGTTTTGGCCTTGAGATCGTCATCCGACAGAACTTGGATCTCTTCTTCTAGCAAATTGATGTCAACGACATCAGGCTGGTATTTTTTCAGCTTGCGTGCGTTGGGGTCGCCTAGCAGTTTCTTGAGCATGGTGGGGATGAGTATATAAAGACGGTCGGCAGGAGGATAGCAGTTTTTAATAACTGGATGGCTGGGGCGATCGCGGCCATGGTGACCTGACCTACAACAGAGGGGCGATCGCTGGGCTCAAAAATATCCATCAACGTAGTGCCTCGGCTGAAAACCGAAGTATCTTCATACTATCACTTGCCTTAGACGGCGGCAGTGCGGTTAACCCCGCCTCGCGATCATTGCCATTCGGCGGTGAGCTGGCGATAGTTATAGTCTTCAGCACCAATGTGGCAGGCGGTACAACTGTTGGCGGTGATGGGGGCGGAGAACTCCACCTGAGGGTGAAGGGCAGCAAAGTAGCGGGATGTATTCAGTCTATAGGGAACGGTTTCTCCATCGCGCAGGGGGCGAGAGAAGTCGCGCAGATAGTCCCAGATCTGGACGGTTTGGGTGGGCAACTGCTGGGGTAGAATCACGCCATAGTGCTGCGGATCCTGCAGAAGCTGCCGCCAGGTTTCATCGGGCATGACGGCGGGGGGCAGGGGTAGGTGGCAACCAGCACAGGTTTCCAGATAGCGCCGTTGCCCTAGGTGGTAGTCTTCCGGCACCGGATCGACGGTGCCAATACTGGGACGTTCGGGTAACGCAAGGGGAGCGGTCTGGGTATCGGACTGAGCGATCGCTTGCGGGCTAGAAGCCAGGGCAGGACGAGTTTGCGTCAGACCTAGACTCAGCAGGACGCTCAACAAACCCACAAGCATGACCACAATCAGGCGGGGCGATCGCCCCCGAGATGGCGAAGCGAAATCAAAACGGGCCATAGATAACAGACACTAGGAATCAACAGAGGAGCACCCCATGGGTCGCAAGATTCAGGACTTGTTGACCTAGGGTTGACAAGTCTCCCACTCCCACCACAGCATATCAGGCAAGACTCCCATCCGCCCATTGGGGGCATAGGCACTCTTTCGCAGGGGACGGGTTACTGTCGGGACGGTCTAGGGCCCAGGCTGGGTGTACCTAGATGCAGGACTAGACGCAGATGAGGAGCCGTAGTTTCCCTAGGGGCGATCGCCCCTCTGCACCCGTTAGAATCTATCCGGTGGGACGATGAGTACCCTCTCGTAGTATTAACCTCGTTAAATCATCTATGGATTGTCGTCATATTCAGGCTCGGGTGTACGATGACCGAGGTCAGGGTCATGCCTTGGTGCAGGATCTTGATCTTCAGCAGGTGCAAACCCTGTTTCGCCACACGGCGTTTTGGGCACAGGATCGCAGCGTAGACGAATGGGCGATCGCCTTAGCCAACAGCCGCCCCATTGCCACGCTATGGGACAGCGATCGCTTGATTGGCTTTGCCCGAGCCACCTCCGACGGCATCTACCGCGCCACTATTTGGGACGTGGTGGTGCATGACGATTATCAAGGAGCTGGACTGGGGCGCAAGCTGGTGGAAACCGTGCTCACCCATCCCCACGTAAACCGCGTGGAGCGGGTGTACCTAATGACGACTCACCAGCAGCAGTTTTACGAGCGCATCGGCTTTGCAGAAAACCAAACCACCACCATGGTGCTGCACAACCAGAGGATTGAAGCGGATGCCCTCACCGCTTGGAGCTTAGAGAGTCTCTAGGTTCCAAGACTCAGCTCCAAGGCGGGAGACGGCATTCAGCCTTAATTCAGCACCCAGTTCACCAAGGTGCGCACCGCAAAGCCGGTGCCGCCGGGGTTGTTGTAGCCATCTTCCTTCTCTGTCCACACGGGGCCGGCCACATCGAGGTGGGCCCAGGGTGTTGTGGTGACAAACTGTTTGAGGAACAGGGCTGCCGTGATCGCCCCACCAGCTCGGGGGCCGGTGTTTTTCATGTCGGCCACAACCGACTTGAGCCCATCAAAGTATTTTTCCTCCATGGGCAGCCGCCAGACTTTTTCCCCGGCTTGCTGGGCAGCCTGGGTCAACTCCTGGGCGATCGCCTCCTGGTCACTCCACAGCCCCGCCACGTCATCCCCGAGGGCGACGATGCAGGCTCCGGTGAGGGTGGCTAGATCGACCATGGCGTCTACGCCGAGCTTGTCAGTATAGACCAGGGCATCGGCGAGGGTGAGGCGGCCTTCTGCGTCGGTGTTGTTGACTTCAATGGTTTTGCCGTTGGATGCGGTCAAAATATCACCGGGGTGCATGGCCCGACCGCTGATCATATTTTCCGTAGCAGCGCTGATGAAGTGAACCTCCACGTCGGGCTTCAGGAGAGCGATCGCCTTGGCTGCTCCCAGGGTGGCGGCGGCACCGCCCATATCGGTTTTCATCATCTCAATGCCGCTGCCCGAGGGCTTGATATTCAGTCCACCGGAATCGAAGGTGAGCCCTTTGCCAATAATCGCCACTTTGCGCCGAGGGGTGCCCTTGGGGCGATAGGTGAGGTGAATAAATTTGGGCGGCAGATCAGACGCTTGGGCCACGCCTAGAAATGCTCCCATGCCCAGCTTTTCACAATCCTCTTTTTCTAGGATCTTCAGGTCTAGGCCATGGTCTTGGGCGATCGCTTGGGCCGTCTCTGCCAGGGTAATGGGCGTGACCACATTGGCGGGAGCCGACACCAGTTCACGGGCTAGGATCACCCCTTGGCAAATGGTTTTGGCACGGGCGATCGCGGCCTCTTGTCCTGCCAGGCCGAGTAAATCAACCCGCTTTAGTTTTAAGTCTGCGCCATCGGAGGACGACTTGAAGCGGATATCCTGGTTGGCCGCTAGCTCCATACCTTCGGTGATCGCTTGGGCCGATGCTGCCGAATCACCTTGCCATACCGGAAAACTCAGCCCTAGGGTTTGACATTTTTCGCGCTTCGCCACCCGCAGAGCACTGGCCGCGCCCCGTCGTAGGTGATCCAGCGAGAGGGCGTCTGTTTTGCCTAAACCAATCACCGCTACCTTCCGGATGGCGCTCTGTCCACCCACCCGGGTCACGGCACTGCTGCCCAGCTTGCCCTTGAACTCGCTTTCCTCAATCAGCTCCGCCAATGCGCCTTCCAGCACATGATCGAGAGCAATCAGGTCGTCATTGAGGGCGATCGCTTCTTCAGCGAGGCCAATGGCTAGGCAATCGCCCGCCCAGTCTACTCTTGATGTCTCTATACCTTGAAAATCCATAACTCTTTGCACATTACAACACAACTGATTGGGCCGAGGTTACAGCCCTCTTCTTTCGCCACCATAAAGGCTAGAAGCGCTTCACGACTCTGGTAGAGTTCTCGTAGGTGAAGAGTAAGGTCGTACAACGAAGAGACGGCGTGAATGCCGACTGACCCCACTCCACATTCATCCCCGTTGAGAACCATCCCCACAGGAATCCGTGTCTTCAGTATTGCCTAGTTTTACCGAGAAATTGGGGGCAGCTATCCGAATTCTTGCTGAAGCTCGGTCGTGGCGCACGTCAAGCCTAAAGGCGTCTCATCCTATCCCTGGAGGCGATCGCTGCCCCAGCTTCGGTCAACGCAATACCCAAGAGGTGACGAATATTACATTTCCATTGCCTAGAGTTTGAGATGGTTCTGAATA
This sequence is a window from Leptolyngbya sp. CCY15150. Protein-coding genes within it:
- a CDS encoding diheme cytochrome c produces the protein MARFDFASPSRGRSPRLIVVMLVGLLSVLLSLGLTQTRPALASSPQAIAQSDTQTAPLALPERPSIGTVDPVPEDYHLGQRRYLETCAGCHLPLPPAVMPDETWRQLLQDPQHYGVILPQQLPTQTVQIWDYLRDFSRPLRDGETVPYRLNTSRYFAALHPQVEFSAPITANSCTACHIGAEDYNYRQLTAEWQ
- a CDS encoding leucyl aminopeptidase — its product is MDFQGIETSRVDWAGDCLAIGLAEEAIALNDDLIALDHVLEGALAELIEESEFKGKLGSSAVTRVGGQSAIRKVAVIGLGKTDALSLDHLRRGAASALRVAKREKCQTLGLSFPVWQGDSAASAQAITEGMELAANQDIRFKSSSDGADLKLKRVDLLGLAGQEAAIARAKTICQGVILARELVSAPANVVTPITLAETAQAIAQDHGLDLKILEKEDCEKLGMGAFLGVAQASDLPPKFIHLTYRPKGTPRRKVAIIGKGLTFDSGGLNIKPSGSGIEMMKTDMGGAAATLGAAKAIALLKPDVEVHFISAATENMISGRAMHPGDILTASNGKTIEVNNTDAEGRLTLADALVYTDKLGVDAMVDLATLTGACIVALGDDVAGLWSDQEAIAQELTQAAQQAGEKVWRLPMEEKYFDGLKSVVADMKNTGPRAGGAITAALFLKQFVTTTPWAHLDVAGPVWTEKEDGYNNPGGTGFAVRTLVNWVLN
- the secA gene encoding preprotein translocase subunit SecA translates to MLKKLLGDPNARKLKKYQPDVVDINLLEEEIQVLSDDDLKAKTGEFRQRIEKGETLDALLPEAFAVVREAGRRVLGMRHFDVQLIGGMVLHDGQIAEMKTGEGKTLVSTLPAYLNALEGKGVHVITVNDYLARRDAEWMGQVHRFLGLSVGLIQQGMSPTERKQNYACDITYGTNSELGFDYLRDNMATAMADVVQRPFNYCIIDEVDSVLIDEARTPLIISGQVERPSEKYIKAAEVASHFWRSKQAALRETEQKKAQAEQLQSEGDRDQAAQYFRESQSAQERTEWYYEVDEKARNVLLSDEGFIEAENMLEVKDLFDPDNPWAHYIFNAIKANELFTKDVNYIVRDGEIVIVDEFTGRVMPGRRWSDGLHQAIEAKEGVEIQPETQTLATITYQNFFLLYPKLAGMTGTAKTEEAEFEKIYNLEVTIIPTNRPTRRQDLSDVVYKTEEAKWQAIALECAEMHEQGRPVLVGTTSVEKSEVLSKLLSEQSVPHSLLNAKPENVERESEIVAQAGRKGTVTIATNMAGRGTDIILGGNADYMSRLKVREYFMPRIVQPENEDSVSVTKVMAGGRGKGQGFTPGKKAKTWKASPQIFPTDLSQEAEATLREAVDFAVATYGERSLSELKAEDIIATAAEKAPTDDAVLLKMRDACNLVRLEYERFTHAEHDEVINLGGLHVIGTERHESRRIDNQLRGRAGRQGDPGSTKFFLSLQDNLLRIFGGDRVAVLMNAFRVEEDMPIESGMLTRSLEGAQKKVETYYYDIRKQVFEYDEVMNNQRRAIYAERRRVLEGQDLKEQVIKYAERTMDDIVDAYINPDLPPEEWDLQSLVNKSKEFVYLLADLEPEQIDDLSMGEMKTFLHEQVRIAYDMKEAQVDQIQPGLMRQAERFFILQQIDTLWREHLQQMDALRESVGLRGYGQKDPLIEYKSEGYELFLEMMTSIRRNVVYSLFQFQPQAQPAPKKSSEVV
- a CDS encoding GNAT family N-acetyltransferase, which encodes MDCRHIQARVYDDRGQGHALVQDLDLQQVQTLFRHTAFWAQDRSVDEWAIALANSRPIATLWDSDRLIGFARATSDGIYRATIWDVVVHDDYQGAGLGRKLVETVLTHPHVNRVERVYLMTTHQQQFYERIGFAENQTTTMVLHNQRIEADALTAWSLESL